From one Acidobacteriota bacterium genomic stretch:
- a CDS encoding sodium:proton antiporter — protein sequence MKILELFSMMVATAAVFGWISRRWLRLPLTIGTMLLTVAVSLALLTASHFYPGLNVWAASLVGAIDFENLILHGLLSVLLFAGAFLLDLDALRRESAAVALLSVGGTAASTIATAAILFWALPLVGVPAPWIECLLFGALISPTDPIAVLEMLKRVGVPSNIQAQLAGESLFNDGVGAVIFLALLDASRGAAPTPAHFFGLLALEAGGGLALGVALAWVTSQLMRWTDAYQVEILLTIALATGGYALADRWHLSAPLAAVAAGIALRRFNATHPHTTIAHQSIDTFWEVIDEVQNAILFVLLGFEILAIPFSRVPLRTGALAVATVTLVRLGVVAGLIALLRIARRGYRSSVRILSWGGLRGGLSLALALAVPHDHGRTWILVATYSVVLFSIVVQGGSMDVVLKRLLSDATDRHR from the coding sequence GCTGCTGACGGTCGCTGTCTCGCTGGCGTTGCTGACGGCGAGCCATTTCTATCCTGGCCTCAATGTGTGGGCCGCTTCGCTGGTCGGCGCCATCGACTTCGAGAACCTCATCCTGCACGGCCTGCTCTCGGTGCTGCTGTTCGCGGGGGCGTTTCTGCTGGACCTGGACGCGCTGCGCAGGGAGAGCGCCGCCGTCGCGCTGCTCTCGGTCGGCGGCACCGCGGCATCGACCATCGCCACCGCCGCCATCCTCTTCTGGGCGCTTCCGCTGGTGGGCGTGCCCGCTCCGTGGATCGAGTGCCTGCTCTTCGGCGCGCTGATCTCGCCAACCGACCCGATCGCCGTGCTCGAGATGCTGAAGCGTGTTGGCGTACCCAGCAATATCCAGGCGCAGCTCGCCGGCGAGTCGCTGTTCAACGACGGCGTAGGCGCGGTCATCTTCCTTGCCCTGCTCGACGCCTCGCGCGGCGCCGCACCCACGCCCGCTCACTTCTTTGGCCTGCTGGCCCTCGAGGCCGGTGGCGGACTCGCGCTGGGCGTTGCGCTCGCCTGGGTGACCTCGCAACTGATGCGCTGGACCGACGCCTACCAGGTGGAGATTCTGCTGACGATCGCGCTGGCCACCGGAGGCTACGCACTGGCCGACCGCTGGCACCTCTCCGCGCCTCTGGCCGCGGTCGCGGCGGGAATCGCGCTGCGCCGCTTCAACGCCACGCATCCGCACACTACCATTGCGCACCAGAGCATCGACACCTTCTGGGAGGTGATCGACGAGGTCCAGAACGCGATCCTGTTTGTCCTGCTCGGCTTCGAGATTCTCGCCATCCCCTTCTCGCGCGTGCCTCTGCGGACGGGGGCTCTGGCTGTAGCCACCGTGACGCTGGTACGGCTGGGAGTGGTCGCGGGATTGATCGCGCTTCTGCGGATTGCACGGCGCGGCTACCGAAGCTCGGTCCGCATCCTGAGCTGGGGCGGTCTGCGCGGCGGGTTGTCGCTGGCGCTCGCTCTCGCCGTGCCGCACGACCATGGACGCACATGGATCCTGGTGGCGACGTACTCCGTCGTCCTCTTCTCCATCGTCGTGCAGGGAGGGTCAATGGATGTGGTTTTGAAGCGGCTTCTATCAGATGCGACCGACCGGCATCGCTGA
- a CDS encoding YdeI/OmpD-associated family protein, with protein sequence MRAGNFDPRVDAYINRSATFAQPILEHLRELVHRTVPDIEESIKWSMPFFTYKGQMFGGIAAFKAHCGFGLFGAAMREQLKKDGFDGDGMGSLGKLTSVKDLPPNKVLIGYIKQAAALIDDGAKTMQRPRKAAKPAPEVPAELAAALKKNKAAQKVWSDFSPSCQREYTDWISEAKRVETKEKRVVQAVEWIAEGKQRNWKYQNC encoded by the coding sequence ATGAGAGCCGGCAACTTCGACCCCCGCGTTGACGCCTACATCAACCGGTCCGCGACCTTCGCGCAGCCCATTCTCGAGCACCTCCGCGAGCTCGTCCACAGGACTGTTCCCGACATCGAAGAAAGCATCAAGTGGTCCATGCCCTTCTTTACCTACAAGGGACAGATGTTCGGTGGCATCGCAGCCTTCAAGGCGCACTGCGGCTTCGGCCTCTTCGGCGCCGCCATGCGTGAACAGCTCAAGAAAGATGGCTTCGACGGCGACGGCATGGGCTCGCTCGGCAAGCTCACCAGCGTCAAGGACCTCCCGCCCAACAAGGTGCTCATCGGCTACATCAAACAAGCCGCAGCCCTCATCGACGACGGCGCCAAAACCATGCAGCGCCCGCGCAAGGCCGCAAAGCCAGCCCCCGAGGTTCCCGCCGAACTTGCCGCCGCTCTAAAGAAGAACAAAGCCGCACAAAAAGTCTGGAGCGACTTCAGCCCCTCCTGTCAGCGCGAGTACACCGACTGGATCAGCGAAGCCAAACGTGTTGAGACCAAAGAGAAGCGCGTCGTCCAGGCCGTCGAGTGGATCGCCGAAGGCAAGCAGCGCAACTGGAAGTATCAGAACTGCTAA
- a CDS encoding RNA polymerase sigma factor produces MASFEESLVLLSSLQSAESEIDLAALVETHSALLFRVAYSLLHSHDDAEDVVQDTFLRVLQRPAALPAIRDQRTWLVRIAWNLALDRLRRRKSRPAGSEFVDSLIAPGTPADRALEDARHMQTVLREIERLPALERQVLLLSSLEELETAEIASITGRSEAAVRSVLFRARTRLRERLEKAGYR; encoded by the coding sequence ATGGCATCGTTCGAGGAAAGCCTGGTCTTGTTGTCGTCCCTTCAGAGCGCCGAGTCGGAGATCGACCTGGCCGCTCTCGTCGAGACGCACTCCGCGCTGCTCTTCCGCGTCGCCTACTCGCTGCTTCACTCCCACGACGATGCAGAAGACGTCGTGCAGGACACCTTCCTCCGCGTCCTCCAGCGCCCCGCCGCTCTGCCTGCCATCCGCGACCAGCGCACCTGGCTCGTCCGCATCGCCTGGAACCTCGCGCTCGACCGCCTCCGCCGCCGCAAGTCGCGCCCCGCCGGCTCTGAGTTCGTCGACTCCCTCATCGCCCCCGGTACACCAGCCGACCGCGCCCTCGAAGACGCACGCCACATGCAGACCGTCCTCCGCGAGATAGAACGCCTCCCCGCGCTCGAACGCCAGGTCCTCCTGCTCTCCTCCCTCGAAGAACTCGAAACCGCAGAGATCGCCTCCATCACCGGCCGCTCCGAGGCCGCCGTGCGCTCCGTCCTCTTCCGCGCACGCACACGCCTCCGCGAACGGCTCGAGAAAGCAGGCTACCGATGA
- a CDS encoding DUF1003 domain-containing protein gives MPCAPEELRHVPLFELLDEEELAVLAAQVDIKHFAARQRIFKIGDPGSRAYIMMSGKVRVTTVDEDQQEVLIEEPPHGGFFGFASMLDGTPHQSAAMAMEEAVCLELDRHDIAELLKRKPMAGLDMLTVLGRQFHASQKLIQLRANRNANVMIDEDASFGERIADTVARFGGSWNFILSFLGVLIVYTSINIFAKKHTWDPYPFILLNLFLSMLAAIQAPVIMMSQNRQDTKDRLRSELDFDVNRRAEAEIQALSSKLNLIVDKIADVEDMVRAAR, from the coding sequence ATGCCCTGCGCACCTGAAGAGTTGAGACATGTTCCGCTGTTTGAGCTGCTGGATGAGGAAGAGCTTGCCGTGCTTGCCGCGCAGGTCGACATCAAGCACTTCGCGGCGCGGCAAAGGATATTCAAGATCGGCGATCCGGGAAGCCGTGCCTACATCATGATGTCGGGTAAGGTGCGCGTGACGACGGTGGACGAAGACCAGCAGGAGGTGCTGATCGAAGAGCCTCCGCATGGCGGGTTCTTCGGTTTTGCGTCGATGCTGGATGGGACGCCGCACCAGTCGGCCGCAATGGCGATGGAGGAGGCGGTGTGCCTGGAGCTGGACCGCCACGACATCGCCGAGCTGCTGAAGCGCAAGCCGATGGCGGGGCTCGACATGCTGACGGTACTGGGGCGGCAGTTTCATGCTTCGCAGAAGCTGATTCAGTTGCGCGCGAACCGCAACGCGAACGTGATGATCGATGAAGACGCGAGCTTTGGCGAGCGCATCGCCGACACCGTGGCGCGGTTTGGAGGCTCCTGGAATTTCATCCTGTCGTTCCTCGGGGTGTTGATCGTCTACACGAGCATCAACATCTTCGCGAAGAAGCATACGTGGGACCCGTACCCATTTATTCTGCTGAACCTGTTCCTGTCGATGCTGGCAGCGATCCAGGCCCCAGTGATCATGATGAGCCAGAACCGCCAGGACACGAAGGACCGTCTCCGCAGCGAGCTTGACTTCGACGTAAATCGCCGGGCGGAGGCCGAGATTCAGGCGTTGTCGTCGAAGCTGAACCTGATCGTGGACAAGATTGCGGATGTGGAGGACATGGTTCGCGCCGCGCGATAA
- a CDS encoding beta-lactamase family protein: protein MRTLAAALLLTAATAAHAAGPTIRRIDGSKISIPEADALARRVLSENHITGAQIAIVNDGQLAWISAYGYADLDRRLRMTPETPTWAASITKPVFATYVMQLAEQGVINLDTPLAQLLPRPLDTYPAYKDSASELVRDPRFATVTPRMLLSHSSGLANFAMVEPDKKMHLHFAPGTGYAYSGEGLNLLQLAIEQIMQKPLEYLMKTAIFDPLNMTRSFMVWNNTVFNYAAADRYDMNEKFISHTQRDHARAAGSLVTTANDLAIFVTNLFSKPKTGTALRITRDLTGMAAQNNNDAPATPALLKPESFKTMLTPVIQIDTERQFPTFDEPKGTEAPAVGLAYGLGWGLLTKTKFGPAFFKEGHGDGAQNYVICFTRHKDCMIILTNSDNGELAFQPLLEGIFGDTVTPWKWESYDRESILASREKK from the coding sequence ATGCGAACCCTCGCCGCCGCGCTTCTGCTCACCGCCGCCACCGCCGCCCACGCCGCCGGACCCACCATCCGCCGCATCGACGGCTCGAAGATCTCCATCCCCGAGGCCGACGCTCTCGCCCGCCGCGTGCTCAGCGAAAACCACATCACCGGAGCGCAGATCGCCATCGTCAACGACGGCCAGCTTGCCTGGATCTCCGCCTACGGATATGCCGACCTTGATCGCCGCCTGCGCATGACACCCGAGACTCCCACCTGGGCCGCCTCCATCACCAAGCCCGTCTTCGCCACCTACGTGATGCAGCTAGCCGAGCAGGGCGTCATCAACCTCGACACGCCTCTCGCGCAGCTTCTGCCGCGACCGCTGGACACCTATCCCGCCTACAAGGACTCGGCATCGGAGCTCGTCCGCGACCCGCGCTTCGCCACCGTCACGCCGCGCATGCTGCTCTCGCACAGCTCGGGCCTCGCCAACTTCGCTATGGTCGAGCCCGACAAGAAGATGCACCTGCACTTCGCTCCCGGCACGGGTTACGCCTACTCCGGCGAAGGACTCAACCTGCTCCAGCTCGCCATTGAGCAGATCATGCAGAAGCCCCTCGAATACCTGATGAAGACAGCGATCTTCGACCCACTCAACATGACGCGCAGCTTCATGGTCTGGAACAACACCGTCTTCAACTACGCGGCCGCCGACCGCTACGACATGAACGAGAAGTTCATCTCGCACACGCAGCGCGACCACGCCCGCGCCGCCGGATCGCTCGTCACCACGGCCAACGATCTCGCCATCTTCGTCACCAACCTCTTCAGCAAACCGAAGACCGGCACCGCGCTGCGCATCACGCGCGACCTTACGGGCATGGCGGCGCAGAATAACAACGACGCGCCCGCCACACCGGCGCTGCTCAAACCCGAGAGCTTCAAGACCATGCTCACGCCCGTCATCCAGATCGACACCGAGCGCCAGTTCCCGACCTTCGACGAACCAAAGGGAACCGAAGCGCCTGCCGTCGGCCTCGCCTACGGCCTGGGCTGGGGTCTGCTCACCAAAACGAAGTTCGGCCCCGCCTTCTTCAAAGAAGGACACGGCGACGGCGCGCAGAACTACGTGATCTGCTTCACCAGACACAAGGACTGCATGATCATCCTCACCAACTCCGACAACGGCGAGCTCGCCTTCCAGCCGCTGCTCGAAGGCATCTTCGGAGATACCGTCACCCCATGGAAGTGGGAGAGCTATGACCGCGAATCGATCCTGGCTTCACGGGAGAAGAAATAG
- a CDS encoding NUDIX domain-containing protein — protein MMYRRTPTLEVFLVHPGGPLWAKKDLAAWTIPKGEYTGDEEPLAAAIREFAEETGFIAPAAPHPYIDLGTITQPNGKLVRAWAFEGDCDPGSLVSNTCTIEWPPRTGRALTIPEVDRGAWFTLVNASDRIFKGQQPLLERLAQTLV, from the coding sequence ATGATGTACCGCCGCACTCCCACGCTCGAGGTCTTCCTCGTGCACCCCGGCGGGCCCCTCTGGGCGAAGAAGGACCTCGCCGCGTGGACCATCCCCAAAGGCGAGTACACCGGCGACGAAGAACCACTCGCCGCCGCCATCCGCGAGTTCGCCGAAGAGACCGGCTTCATCGCTCCCGCCGCCCCACACCCTTACATCGACCTCGGCACCATCACGCAGCCTAACGGCAAGCTCGTCCGCGCCTGGGCCTTTGAGGGCGACTGCGACCCCGGCAGCCTCGTCTCCAACACCTGCACCATCGAGTGGCCGCCACGCACCGGCCGCGCCCTCACCATCCCTGAGGTCGACCGCGGCGCCTGGTTCACCCTCGTCAACGCCAGCGACCGCATCTTCAAAGGCCAGCAGCCTCTGCTCGAGCGGCTTGCGCAGACGCTCGTATAA
- a CDS encoding SPFH domain-containing protein produces MDVLNTFLLVLLFIVGVIVLVAVLKTLFTVRTYTAGVVERFGKFNRIVRPGLHVLIPFAERAFIVDLQVKQAQFSVETKTHDNVFVQIPVSVQYQVLEDRIFDAFYKLSAPQKQIESFVFNSILGHVPKLTLDETFEQQSGISVAVKTELDSIMSGFGFNILTALVTDIIPDVKVKTAMNDINAAQRAQVAAQARGEADKILKVKQAEAEAASKALQGQGIAAERQAIIDGLRASIEHFRDAVPGTTAEDVMALVMVTQYFDTLKEVGARAGSNTLFLPSNPGAANDYLTQILAGLRGAAVAPPARAQQVPAPPSS; encoded by the coding sequence ATGGACGTCCTGAATACATTTCTGCTGGTGCTTCTCTTCATCGTCGGCGTCATCGTCCTGGTTGCGGTGCTCAAGACGCTGTTCACCGTGCGCACCTACACGGCGGGCGTGGTCGAACGCTTCGGCAAGTTCAACCGCATCGTGCGGCCCGGCCTGCATGTGCTGATTCCCTTCGCCGAGCGCGCCTTCATCGTCGACCTTCAGGTGAAGCAGGCGCAGTTCTCCGTCGAGACCAAGACGCATGACAACGTCTTCGTGCAGATTCCGGTGAGCGTGCAATACCAGGTGCTCGAAGACCGCATCTTCGATGCGTTCTACAAGTTATCAGCCCCGCAGAAGCAGATTGAGAGCTTCGTCTTCAACTCGATCCTCGGACACGTCCCCAAGCTCACGCTCGACGAGACCTTCGAGCAGCAGTCCGGCATCTCGGTCGCCGTGAAGACGGAGCTCGACTCGATCATGTCCGGCTTCGGCTTCAACATTCTTACCGCGCTGGTGACTGACATCATCCCCGACGTGAAGGTGAAGACGGCGATGAACGACATCAACGCCGCCCAGCGCGCGCAGGTCGCGGCACAGGCGCGCGGCGAGGCCGACAAGATCCTTAAGGTGAAGCAGGCCGAGGCTGAAGCCGCGTCGAAGGCGCTGCAAGGGCAGGGCATCGCTGCCGAGCGGCAGGCGATCATCGACGGGCTCAGGGCCTCGATCGAGCACTTCCGCGACGCCGTGCCGGGAACGACCGCCGAAGACGTGATGGCGCTGGTGATGGTGACGCAGTACTTCGACACGCTGAAGGAGGTCGGCGCGCGGGCCGGGAGCAACACGCTGTTTCTGCCCAGCAATCCCGGCGCGGCGAACGACTACCTGACGCAGATCCTCGCCGGGTTGCGCGGAGCGGCAGTGGCGCCACCTGCACGCGCGCAGCAGGTCCCGGCTCCACCATCGAGCTAA